The Virgibacillus siamensis sequence TTTCAGTGTAATATCGTATTTGGCCAATTTATTCGCAAGCCAGGCAACACATTTCGCCGGATCACCAAGTGCTGCAGCACCGACACCAGTGTTTTGCAATGTGTCATTCTTATAAACTGCCATACCGATCTGTTTCAAATCAATGTCGGTAATCTTTTTCGGATTATTGCCTAGCAGATATAACCCGGAAGAGGCATTATCCGCCACGGTGTCTGCAAGCGTAATCTTCCAGTCTTTTATTCTGCTGTCCACAATTTCAAGTGCCGGAACAACTGCATCTGTTGCCTGCAAAACATCGAGTGATGTTACATTTGGCCCAACCAAATCCTCTTTTAAAATAAAGGCAATCTCGCCCTCCACTTTTGGCTGAAGGACACGATTGGCAGGAATCTCTCCCCTGTTGTTCACTTCCATATCATCGGTCAGATGACCATAATCCGGTTCACCGACACCCAGCATTTCCTGCATTGCTTTAGACGTCAGCCCAATTTTCTTTCCAGTAACCTTCCTGCCGCTTTCCACATTAGCCTGGATTGTCTGCAGTTGGACATAATATGCCTCATCAATGGTGAGGTCGGGATCCACCGCGGTTAACGGTTGAACCCCTTCCCCATCACTCCAGGCCCTTGCAAGATGGTTAGCATGGCTTTCAATTTTGGATTTATTTTCTGTTACCATAAACAGCCTCCTAGAGTTTCAATGTGACGTTAGTCAGTTCAGAGTAAAAGTCGAAACTGTGTGCTCCGCCTTCACGGCCAAGGCCGCTTTGCTTCATTCCGCCAAATGGTGTGCGCAAATCACGCAGGAACCACGTATTCACCCAAACCATACCCGCTTCAATTTGTGAGGAAACTCTTGCTGCACGTTTCACATCACTTGTCCATACGCTTGCACTCAGTCCATATGGTGTATCGTTTACTTGTTCCAGAACTTCTTCTTCCGTATCAAATGGCGTAACCGTTACAACCGGTCCGAAAATTTCTTCGCGGACACATCTGGAATCATTGCCAAGACCGGTAATAATCGTCGGTTCCACAAAATAACCTTTGTCAGCATCGACTGCATTACCGCCAATCAGAAATTCGCCGCCTTCTTCTTTGGCAATATCCAAATACTTAAGCACTTTGTTGTAGTGTTCTTCACTGACCAAAGCACCAACATTTGTATCCGGATCAAATGGATTGCCGACTTTCATTCCTTTTGTTTTTTCCACAAACTTTTCCAGGAATTCATCGTAAATGGAGCGTTCCACATAAATTCGTGCACCACACAGGCAAACTTCACCCTGGTTAACAAAGCTCGACTTCAGTGTTGTCTCGATTGTTTCATCCAAATCCGCATCTGCGAAAATGACGTTCGGGTTTTTACCGCCAAGTTCAAATGATAATTTCTTCAATGTAGGTGCTGCTGCTTTCATAATCGCACTCCCGGTAATCGTTTCGCCGGTAAAGGCAATAGCATCAACATCATCATGGGATGAAAGCGCAGCTCCGGTTTCACCAAAACCATGTACCATGTTGACAACCCCATCCGGAACACCTGCATCTGTAAGAATTTGTGCCAATACTGTGGCAGTCATCGGGGTTACTTCAGATGGTTTCATAACAGCTGTATTTCCAGCGGCCAGCGCCGGTGCCAATTTCCAGGTCATCAAAAACAATGGCAGGTTCCATGGGTTAATCAGCCCGACAACACCAACCGGCTTACGAACCGCATAATGGATAGCAGTGTCATCCTGCTGATAGGATTCATTTCCAACTGTTGTCATGTAATCGGCAAAAAAATAGAAGTTATTTGCTGCCCGGTCAATATCGACACTATTGGAAAGCCAAAGTGGTTTTCCTGTGTCCAACGTTTCCAGTACGGCCAGTTCTTCTTGTCTTTCCTTAATTAGGTCGCCAATTTTACGAAGGATATTGGAACGCTTTTTTAAAGGCATTTTTCCCCATTCGCCATTAAGTGCTTTCCGTGCTGCCTTTACCGCCTGATCAACTTCTTCTTCACCGCCGATCTGAACATTTCCCAGCACTTCCTTTGTAGCCGGGTTACTATTTTCAAATGATTTACCGCTGCCTGACTGCACATATTTACCATTAATATAATGGTCGCAGTCAATTGACTTAACATTTGGTCTGTTTTCAGTTGTTTGCATGAAAATTCCTCCTTATAAGTAATTGGAAAGATAAGAATCATTTCCAATATTGATTTACATTGAAAATTGTTTGACTAATCTTGCATCTTCAGTATAGGTACGGTAGCGGAAATAAAAAAGGCTTTAGTTCCCCTATGTGGAACAAATGCTAAAAAATTTTAAAAAGTTATTGTATAATTGTAAGTAAGCGATGCCAAATGCAGTAAATAAAAGCATAAACTGAAACAAAGCACTGTTCGCATATAGGGAACATAAATGTAAGGAGGAAAATACATGCCTAAAAAAGGAGACCCGCAAATTCTTTCTTCAGTAAAGAATGCGCTGCGCATTTTAAAGAGTTATTCTACATTTGAATCGTCCAAAAAAGTGGGGGAACTAGCGGAATCTTTGGGACTTGCCAAAAGTACTGTCAGCAGATTGTTATCCACCCTTGCCAGCGAAGGATTTGTCCAAAAGGATCCGCAAACAAATGGATATCGGCTGGGATTATCCGTGCTGACCCTTGGCGGAATTGTAATTAATAATTTAGAAATCCACAGTGAAGCTGCACCGGTGCTGAACAAACTCGTAAATGACACCGGCGAAACAGCACACTTATCGATTTTGGACGGACTTGATAACATTTATATTCATAAAGAGGAGTGCACCCACCCTGTTCGGATTCTGACACATGTAGGCCGGCGGAATCCGGCTTATTGTACCAGTTCCGGGAAGGTGCTGCTTGCCTTTGCTGATGAGGAAATTGTTGAAGAAATCATTGACCGTGGACTTGTCGCATATACAAAAAACAGTATCACCAATCCTGAAAAACTGCGTTCCGAATTGAAGATTATTCACGAACAAGGTTACGCTGTCAGCACCGAGGAATTGACGGAAGGTACTAAATCAGTTGCAGCACCTATTAGAGATTATACCGGAAAAATTGTCAGTGCCATTACTGTTGTCGGACCGATCCAACGCATGACCGATCACAAAATCCCCGACATCGCCAAAAAGGTAATTGAAGCCGGAAACGAAGCATCCGAACGCCTCGGCTATGACAAACGCTACTTCAAACAACACCAATAAATTATTCAATAAGATGGTGCAAGTCACCTGTCTAAAAAATCGGCAGGTGACTTGGCATTTTTATTTGTTAAAGAATTCTGATAAATGTGTTTTGAATTTACTTAAAACAGGTATATAACTAATAGAATCGATTTGAAAGGAGGTGATACTATGGGCGAAAGAGCCACATCCGCCTATGGAAACCGAACTGCAGCAACGTCAGCAGTTGGTGCAGAAGCACAACAAGGAAATGGTCCTGCCTCGGCAAGTGCGAGCAGTTCTACAGCGAATCCGCAAACATCCAAAACGAGCACTACCTCAGCTGTTGCAGGGGTAAATAGTGCATCAGCTTCCTGTAATGTTGCAGCAGTTGCTGTTGGTCCACAAGGTGCTGCCGCTGCCAGCGAAGTTGGTGTCGCAACGATAGGACCTTACGGGGCTGCAGCATCAAGTAATGCAGCGAATTCCAGCAGTGTTGCAATTGACAGACAGAGAATAACGCCTTCTGCCGGAAACAATCAAACGGAACAAATTCAAAAATAAATTTTTTTGAATAAAATATTTGTAAAATTCAACCTTTTTGGTTTAATTAGTTCAGAATGTGGTAAACAAAACTGACGGAGTAAAGAAAGGAGGGTAGATAATGGCAAATACAAAAACTTCCAAAGCAAATACAAGCAAGTCAAATAAAACTGCAAAAGCAGCGAAAGGAGTGTCAAAAGATATGGCAAAAAAGATTGAGGAAAAACTGGAAGAAGTCGAAACAAACCTAACAGAAAAGATTGAACATGTCTCCGACCAAATTGACAATGTAAAAAATGATCTTAGTGATCGTATTGATAATATGTTAAGTGATATGTCCGATCGTATTGACAGTGTGCAAAGCGACTTAGCGGATCGAATCGACGACAATAGTTCGCATGAAAAGCTTGCCGATCGTATAGATCATGTATCCAATGACTTGTCTGACCGAATCGATAGTGTAAGCGAAGATCTATCGGACAGAATTGATGATTTAAAAGACCGTCTCTGATTCCAGCACTTGAAAAGAATGAAGGCTTCTATCAAACATTTTGGTGGAAGTCTTTTTATTTTCGTAAAATATCCCCTCTCTTCACCTTCAGTTTACAAAGTTTCCATTCATATATACTAGTAAAACTGCATAAATTAAGATAAGGAAAAAAACTCAACTACTACCATATATCAAAGTAGTAGTTGAGTTTGGGAGTATACCCTATTTGTTTATTTCCCGGTTTTTGTCGATTGGATTAAAAAAGTTTTTATTTTTTTGTTTTATTTCTTAACAAACGGGTAACTATGAGTATAGTAGATTGTTCCAGCAATCTATCTGCCGGCGGATTGTTCATTTGAGTGTGAATGTGTGCATATTTTGTCGGTTAACAACGAGATGCACCATGCCATTTACGGAAAACACAAGGGTGGTAACTCAATGTTAGTTTAAATCCGTCGGCATCCCTTTTTAAAAATATTCCTTGCCATGGGATGGTTAAGGGATCTCTTATAATATTTTGTAATGGTCATTTGTTTCACCTCATATTTATCATTGTTCTCCACCAGCATCAATCAATCTTAATCTGAAGAGCCTCCTTTATCCTGCTGTCCGGAAATCAAAATAGTCATCATAAGCATCATCATCATGGAGAACATGTCTGATTGTCCATTTTGCTGATTTGGCGGCTGCTGGGGTTGCTGTGGCTGTTGTGGCTGCTGTTGTTGATTTTCATTCACTTGGCTCACCTCCTTTAATAGTTTCGCTGCAGGCAGCGTGCAAATGAATCGTTACTATCAATACATCACATGAACTCTGCCGTCTTCCAAAATGCCGACAATGTAATAGCTCATTGGCAGTTCCAATCCGTTAACAATTCCTTTGTCCAGAAGTTTTTTGATTCCTTCTTTATAAGAGTCCTGATTGGTAATAAGATGATAAAAATAAATTTTTTCACCATTTACCTTTCCGGAACCCTTCAGAACAAATTGTTCCGAATAGTTTGCATAAAACCATTCTTTCGCCTCCGAGTGTCCGTTAAAAAACGTGCAGTTTTCCTCAAAATCTTTCCTTAATGTTCGCATTACATGACATCTCCTTTTAAAGTTTAATCATTTATATACCGCTTCGGTTTAATCATTCTTAGAGGATGTCTGATTCATATTATTAAGCATTCCCATGATCATGTTAAGCTGGTTTATTTGGTCAGATTTGGAAATGTTTTGCCCTGCTGAACCATTGGAATTCTCCAATAACCCGTACAATTGGGTCAGTTGACCAACTGTTAATGAGTCTTGAGGAACCCTCAGATAACGCGGGCCTTCATGAATCATTTCTTCACCAAAGGCTACAACCTTCATACCAGACACTGAAATGCAAAGTAATTCATTCCCTTGAAAATAGCCATTATGGGAACTCACCTCAAACATGTTATCCCCCCTTTCCATCAATTGTTTTAACACACTAGTCTTGTCCAGGAAGACTCTCAATCAAAGCCGTGACGATTTTATCCAGGATTTCATTATATTCCTGAATCATTTTCTCAATCATCTCGATAATCAGCCGAAGCAGTTCTTCCGCATTTCCAGCCTGTTGCGGTATTGCCTTATCTGCTGCCAATGAAAACACCTCCTTTTTTTCTTCTTCACCACATTAATCTGATGAGCCGCCACTATTTTGTTGTCCCGAAATCAGTACAGTCATCATCAGCATCATCATCATAGAAAACATTTCAGAATGATTCGTTTGTTGCTGCTCATACTGCTGCTGCGTTTCGGCCATTGTCCTCACCCCCTTTCAAAGATTAGAAAGCGGTTATAATCCATTTACAGTTGTATAATGCAAGTGATAAAGCAGATCCAAATATGCTTTCAGGTGTACTGCTCGATCTTGCGTTGAATAACCGGTTAATGGCAGCCTTATGTTTTCAAATAAACCATAAAGAACCGTTAACTGCTCAACCGTAAATGTTTCTTGTGAAATCCGTAAACAATGTGGGCCCAGTTGAATGATCTCCTCGCCAAACACATCAATTTTCATACCGGATATGGAAATGCAAATGATTTCATTTCCCAGTGATTCCCCCTGTTGGCATTTCACCTCGACCACGTTATCCCACCTTTTTTGATTAATGTCAGCTGGATTTTCTAATTCTAATTCGGAAGCTTCTTTATTAAGGCCTTAACAATTTGTTCGAGGGTCTTTTCCAAATCCTGAATCACTTTCTCAATCGATTGGATAATCAGGTGCAAAAGTTCCTCTATTTCCTTGACAGGTAACTGTTTAATTAAATTTTCACTCATCATATTCACCTCCTAATAATTGGAACTAACTTCCTTTACCCGTATAATTTCATTTTATTCATAATTTTCATAGGATTTTCGAATTATTTTTAACGTGACAAATCATTTGGAAAAAATTACAAAATTTTACATAATTTACAATTAATGTTTGTTTTTTATGAGAAATGGTCTATTTGGTTAATTTTGATGTTCCAAAAATAGGAAAGTATTATCATATACATAGTTAACCAAAGGATATTCTACGAAAATAGCACGCTGTCATAAGAACGATATAATTTTGTAATTTTTCCGTAATGTGTTTACTGAATCTAATCATCTTTAAAAAACATATAGCCAATACTGAGAATCGCCATAACGATCGAGGAGCCAAATACAAATGGCCAGTTCTCGATATTTACGGCATAACCAATAAGAGCAGTCAAAACACTGTTAAGCAATATATATACCGTTTTCAATCGCTTTTTTCTCTTCCTGCTCTTCTTATCAAAAATTTCATGAAGCGATAATCGGCATATTTGAATACCCGGTATAAGTCTTACAGGGGCCGAACCGTGATTTACAACCAGCGCCCTGACATGGCCGGTAAATCTTGGTCCGATATATTCCACCGGACTGATCTTTAAACCAAACATATCTTTATTCATTTCATCATAGACATGTGCCACCATATTCTTCGGTGTATGAAGGGTCTCAACAGATCTGATCATGGCGGAATGTCCAGGCTTCAAATAAAATTCTTCATATGAAATGTCTACCGTTTTACAATCATTCTCAGGGAATTGCCGATTTGATTTTACCGGACGATCCGAAACATACAGCTGAATATTCTTGTGCAGCGTAAGTTTGATTGTACCCTGTCCAATATTGGAAGAATTAAAAGGTACCACAATATTTTTATCTTTAACCTTTGTTAACAAATCATCATCAAGCATGTGAACCACCTCCCTTCAAAATAATAGAATTAAGTTAATTGGTCTCTTGTCCGGAATGATCCTGCTTTTTGTAATTACGGGTAACATAGACCCCGCAGCAAAACCAAAGCGTGATAAAAGAAGCATAGACTGCGTCGTGAAAAGACAGTGGGATTATCCCGCTTGAATTAAGAACCGTCCGCATGCTTGCAAAAATGATTACACCGCCTACTAGAACACCAAGGATGTAAGATGGTAGAACCTTAACCACCCATGCCGCGATCGGCGCAGCCAGCATACCTCCAATTGCCAGCGAGGCGGCCCATTCCCAATTAACATCATTAAGACCTAATCCAACAACGAAGCCAAGCGTAACGGAGAGAGCAACTGCAAATTCACTCGCATCTACTGAACCGATAACTTTTTTCGGTTTCATCCGAGTACGGCTAATCAGTACCGGTGTATTTACCGGTCCCCATCCCCCGCCGCCAATTGCATCCAGAAAACCCGCACTTAAAGCCAGCGGATATAAAAATGATTTTTTAAGCGGTTTTTCCTTCCTGCCCCGCCTTCCTTGTCCAATTCGAAGACTTTTCTTGCCAAAAACGTAAATGACAAGGATATAAAATCCGACCAGCAGTAAAGCCCCTGCAATATAAGGTTTAATAATTTCACCAGGCAGGTAACTCAGTAAACAGGCACCAACAAACGCGCCTATACAGCCCGGTGCAATCAACCTTTTAAATAAAGGTTTATCTATATTTCCAAATTTCAAATGGGATACACCGGAAACAGCAGTCGTTGCGAGTTCAGCCATATGAATCGATACTGAAGCTGCGGCTGGTGCAAGACCCATTGAAAGTAAAACCGATGTTGCAGATAAACCTGCAGACATTCCAAGTGAACCATCAAGAAGTTGAGTGAAGAAGCCTATTAAAATAAACACAATCAACTTTTGCATATTTTCACTCCTAAATAATTTATTTAAAAGTCAATTCAATGGAATTTTGTTGGCAGATTAGAAGTGTAAAAGATTTTAAATGATCGGGGCTTTTAAACGTTTCTCATAAAAGCCAAAGACACTTTCAACGAATCCTTCAGCAATCAGCATCCAAGAATTAACTTTAATGTATATATACCACCGATTATTTATTTTAAAACTTATAATATTCAAAATATTATGTTTAATATTCTTATCGCAGGGTACATAACTAATAGAATTAGACGCTGAACTGCAACATACTGGCGTCTAATCAAAGAATTGGAAAGGAGGAAAAAACAGTATTGGAACTACCAGCAAGGAGGTGAATAAAAATGGGTGAAAGAGCTGCATCCGGGGACGGGCGAAGAACAGTAGCGACATCAGCGGTAGGTGCAGAGGCACAACAGGGTAATGGTCCTGCTTCAGCTAGTTCCAGTAGCTCGGCTGCCAGTCCGCACATAAACAAAACGAGTACTTCTTCGGCAGTAGCAGGCATCAATAGTGCATCAGCTTCCTGTAATGTTGCCGCAGTTGCAGTTGGCCCTCAAGGTGCTGGGGCGGCAAGCGAGGTAGGTGTTGCTTCCATTGGACCATATGGTGCTGCAGCCAGCAGTAATGCGGCCAATTCAAGCAGTGTCGCTGTAGACAGGCATAAAATAACCCCTTCTGCGGGGATGGATCAAACTCAAACTACGCAAAATAAAGCGTAAAAAATTTTAAAATAATTATTCAGAAAATTATTAATATTAAGTTTAATATATTTAATATGTGGTACAACATAATTAACCACATAAAAAGGAGGAATAGTATGGCAAATACAAAAGCTGCTAAAGGGAATACCAAAGCAACTAAACCTA is a genomic window containing:
- a CDS encoding 2-keto-4-pentenoate hydratase, giving the protein MVTENKSKIESHANHLARAWSDGEGVQPLTAVDPDLTIDEAYYVQLQTIQANVESGRKVTGKKIGLTSKAMQEMLGVGEPDYGHLTDDMEVNNRGEIPANRVLQPKVEGEIAFILKEDLVGPNVTSLDVLQATDAVVPALEIVDSRIKDWKITLADTVADNASSGLYLLGNNPKKITDIDLKQIGMAVYKNDTLQNTGVGAAALGDPAKCVAWLANKLAKYDITLKAGEVILSGALSAAIEAEPGDHFYVKFAELGEVSVTFTE
- a CDS encoding aldehyde dehydrogenase, whose product is MQTTENRPNVKSIDCDHYINGKYVQSGSGKSFENSNPATKEVLGNVQIGGEEEVDQAVKAARKALNGEWGKMPLKKRSNILRKIGDLIKERQEELAVLETLDTGKPLWLSNSVDIDRAANNFYFFADYMTTVGNESYQQDDTAIHYAVRKPVGVVGLINPWNLPLFLMTWKLAPALAAGNTAVMKPSEVTPMTATVLAQILTDAGVPDGVVNMVHGFGETGAALSSHDDVDAIAFTGETITGSAIMKAAAPTLKKLSFELGGKNPNVIFADADLDETIETTLKSSFVNQGEVCLCGARIYVERSIYDEFLEKFVEKTKGMKVGNPFDPDTNVGALVSEEHYNKVLKYLDIAKEEGGEFLIGGNAVDADKGYFVEPTIITGLGNDSRCVREEIFGPVVTVTPFDTEEEVLEQVNDTPYGLSASVWTSDVKRAARVSSQIEAGMVWVNTWFLRDLRTPFGGMKQSGLGREGGAHSFDFYSELTNVTLKL
- a CDS encoding IclR family transcriptional regulator; this encodes MPKKGDPQILSSVKNALRILKSYSTFESSKKVGELAESLGLAKSTVSRLLSTLASEGFVQKDPQTNGYRLGLSVLTLGGIVINNLEIHSEAAPVLNKLVNDTGETAHLSILDGLDNIYIHKEECTHPVRILTHVGRRNPAYCTSSGKVLLAFADEEIVEEIIDRGLVAYTKNSITNPEKLRSELKIIHEQGYAVSTEELTEGTKSVAAPIRDYTGKIVSAITVVGPIQRMTDHKIPDIAKKVIEAGNEASERLGYDKRYFKQHQ
- a CDS encoding dCTP deaminase domain-containing protein, producing MLDDDLLTKVKDKNIVVPFNSSNIGQGTIKLTLHKNIQLYVSDRPVKSNRQFPENDCKTVDISYEEFYLKPGHSAMIRSVETLHTPKNMVAHVYDEMNKDMFGLKISPVEYIGPRFTGHVRALVVNHGSAPVRLIPGIQICRLSLHEIFDKKSRKRKKRLKTVYILLNSVLTALIGYAVNIENWPFVFGSSIVMAILSIGYMFFKDD
- a CDS encoding sulfite exporter TauE/SafE family protein codes for the protein MQKLIVFILIGFFTQLLDGSLGMSAGLSATSVLLSMGLAPAAASVSIHMAELATTAVSGVSHLKFGNIDKPLFKRLIAPGCIGAFVGACLLSYLPGEIIKPYIAGALLLVGFYILVIYVFGKKSLRIGQGRRGRKEKPLKKSFLYPLALSAGFLDAIGGGGWGPVNTPVLISRTRMKPKKVIGSVDASEFAVALSVTLGFVVGLGLNDVNWEWAASLAIGGMLAAPIAAWVVKVLPSYILGVLVGGVIIFASMRTVLNSSGIIPLSFHDAVYASFITLWFCCGVYVTRNYKKQDHSGQETN